One window of Paenibacillus sp. FSL K6-3182 genomic DNA carries:
- a CDS encoding ABC transporter ATP-binding protein, producing the protein MKTENAKREAGKPVNGVAVKQQDTENPWLRIRADVDLTLRRFRHYEVIFKTLTMEMVDGQGKTIMTFHKNNMIDVSVREAFGGASFFIITGDGEIEAARFSLPYIEPFRQAIPAIRNWLAEGDETGGLTLPALEESTETYRCSKCDKTASPGTSKCLNCSSKWSLLRRLAAYCTPYRSPMLVSALLLVLSVFIEVIPPYLIKMIVDEVAKPSGSLNMLFALASGLALVQVLSAAMQVIRSYLGVRIGGKLVGAIRRDMFGALMKLSMRFFDHRQVSQFIGRIQDDTDELKEFLTNGMVYLVTQMLLAVGILFMLFHLNWQLAAMILIPTPFLFAGFYWLWKRLSSLWYSQWQSALHVNNVIGEALQGIRVIKAFAQENAEKNRFDKVNNHWINRTISFGNLWLGVSPIFTVLTAVFGIAVWYLGGRSVMSGTMSIGTLTAFTTYLLMFFGPVQASGQLLSWLNRSLGSAERILEIIDAKVDVPDKRDAVELSSVSGEIRFHGVRYGYEVERPVLKDINLTIRPGEMIGLVGRSGAGKTTLINMICRFYDPNAGSVALDGHDLRDIRQESLRKHIGVVLQETFLFDGTIAENIAYGRPDSPPETIIAAAHAANAHDFICRLPEGYDTRVGERGHRLSGGEKQRIAIARALLLDPEILILDEATASVDTETERLIQEALSRLIRGRTTIAIAHRLSTLRHADRLVVLDQGRIVEMGTHEELYAKQTHYYRLVESQKQTAKIPSEVG; encoded by the coding sequence TTGAAAACGGAGAATGCGAAGCGGGAAGCTGGTAAACCTGTTAACGGCGTCGCAGTCAAACAACAGGATACGGAGAATCCATGGCTCCGTATAAGGGCGGATGTGGATCTCACCCTACGACGATTTCGGCATTACGAGGTTATTTTCAAGACTTTGACCATGGAAATGGTGGACGGGCAAGGGAAAACCATCATGACCTTCCATAAGAATAACATGATCGATGTATCCGTTCGCGAGGCTTTCGGCGGAGCATCGTTTTTTATTATAACTGGTGATGGCGAGATAGAAGCTGCGAGATTCTCACTTCCGTACATCGAGCCTTTCCGACAGGCTATTCCCGCGATAAGGAACTGGTTGGCGGAAGGGGACGAAACTGGAGGTCTTACCCTCCCAGCTCTAGAAGAAAGTACGGAAACGTATAGATGCTCAAAATGCGACAAAACCGCCTCTCCCGGAACAAGCAAGTGTTTAAATTGCAGCAGCAAATGGTCCTTGCTGCGCAGGTTGGCGGCTTATTGTACCCCGTACCGAAGCCCCATGCTGGTAAGTGCGCTGCTGCTTGTTTTATCCGTATTTATTGAAGTGATCCCACCCTATTTGATCAAAATGATTGTGGATGAAGTGGCCAAACCGTCTGGAAGCTTGAATATGCTTTTTGCCTTGGCAAGCGGTTTGGCCCTTGTACAGGTGTTATCTGCTGCGATGCAAGTCATCCGAAGCTACCTTGGCGTTCGAATAGGCGGGAAACTGGTAGGGGCGATCCGCCGGGATATGTTCGGCGCTTTAATGAAGCTTTCGATGCGCTTCTTCGATCACCGCCAGGTCTCTCAATTTATCGGCCGTATCCAGGATGATACCGATGAATTAAAAGAATTTTTGACAAACGGCATGGTGTATCTAGTCACGCAGATGCTGCTCGCCGTAGGCATCCTGTTTATGCTATTCCATCTGAATTGGCAGCTGGCAGCGATGATTCTGATCCCGACCCCATTCTTGTTTGCCGGATTCTATTGGCTGTGGAAGAGGCTGAGCTCACTTTGGTATTCGCAATGGCAATCTGCTTTGCATGTCAACAATGTGATTGGCGAAGCGCTACAAGGCATTCGAGTCATTAAAGCCTTTGCGCAGGAAAATGCCGAGAAAAACCGTTTTGACAAGGTGAATAATCATTGGATCAATCGCACGATTTCCTTCGGTAATCTTTGGCTTGGCGTATCTCCGATTTTTACGGTACTGACGGCTGTGTTCGGCATCGCTGTTTGGTATTTGGGAGGACGATCGGTCATGTCCGGCACCATGTCTATTGGAACATTGACCGCCTTTACGACCTATTTGCTCATGTTCTTCGGGCCTGTTCAAGCCTCCGGACAGCTATTAAGCTGGCTTAACCGCTCGCTTGGCTCGGCCGAACGGATTCTCGAAATCATCGATGCGAAGGTTGATGTCCCTGATAAGCGGGACGCGGTAGAGCTTTCTTCCGTGTCTGGCGAGATCCGCTTTCATGGTGTACGTTACGGGTATGAAGTGGAACGACCGGTGCTAAAAGATATTAACCTCACTATACGTCCCGGTGAAATGATCGGGCTGGTTGGCCGCTCCGGTGCAGGGAAAACGACTCTCATAAACATGATTTGCCGATTTTATGACCCGAATGCTGGAAGCGTTGCGCTTGACGGGCACGACTTGAGAGATATCCGGCAGGAGAGTCTCCGGAAGCATATTGGCGTCGTGCTTCAGGAAACGTTTTTGTTCGATGGTACGATTGCCGAGAACATAGCCTACGGCCGTCCGGATAGTCCGCCGGAGACCATTATCGCAGCTGCCCACGCCGCGAATGCCCACGATTTTATTTGTCGTCTGCCGGAAGGCTACGATACGCGCGTCGGGGAACGCGGACACCGTTTATCGGGCGGGGAGAAACAGCGTATCGCAATTGCGAGAGCGCTGCTGCTTGATCCGGAGATTTTGATCTTAGATGAAGCGACAGCATCTGTTGATACGGAGACGGAGCGGCTCATTCAAGAAGCGTTAAGCCGCTTAATCCGGGGAAGAACCACTATCGCGATTGCCCATCGCTTATCCACTTTACGTCATGCAGACAGGCTTGTAGTCCTCGACCAAGGCCGCATTGTTGAAATGGGGACGCATGAAGAGCTTTACGCGAAACAAACGCATTATTATCGTTTGGTCGAATCGCAAAAACAAACAGCGAAAATACCATCGGAGGTCGGATAA
- a CDS encoding PqqD family protein, giving the protein MTILADQTLLRRENIETAELDGEWLLLNIDTHAITKVNELGGYIWSILPEFPTVAELAEKVHTEYGVEMEVVLDDVQAFVEMLIEAGLLINA; this is encoded by the coding sequence ATGACGATACTGGCAGACCAAACACTGCTGAGACGGGAAAATATCGAGACGGCTGAGCTGGATGGCGAGTGGCTGCTGCTGAACATCGACACCCACGCCATCACGAAAGTGAACGAGCTTGGAGGTTATATTTGGTCGATTCTTCCCGAATTTCCAACTGTCGCGGAGCTGGCAGAAAAAGTACATACCGAATATGGCGTTGAGATGGAAGTTGTCCTCGATGACGTTCAGGCGTTTGTTGAGATGCTGATTGAGGCCGGACTGCTAATAAATGCATGA
- a CDS encoding nucleotidyltransferase family protein produces MKHSKAVTLISRIYQNQHPLFDSEETAKAAIDDIDIFQVAPQVYYLLKSSGLLEAVPSEHRSRLKSGVDAVLFQNMLIRSEMYKLLDAFERSGIQVIVLKGIRLSERFFGHFSGRGTSDIDLLVRPEDLDKAVALLERHEFIRYIEDDADHFHTLLNKFYANEDFPLLGVELHWNILREHVSDTDMSSFWMDAEPISPYQLVKELSAKDTFYYLCLHGYNHNMLSLKYVIDILHVLRCCSAEIDYGQLFAQAKSDGNYAKVLIALTIVYDLFPELHETKPLNVRRRWPLWNIELMRNAQFGIRNWRFYGFHLFSAFVAYDSVKQQWAHLRYLLLPPRDYALDLLKYANRSDVPDSNAPMSKIYAKIYKRRLQFWIRTIRAKQKKN; encoded by the coding sequence ATGAAACACTCGAAAGCGGTAACGCTTATAAGCCGGATCTACCAAAACCAACATCCGTTATTTGATTCCGAGGAGACGGCTAAAGCAGCAATTGACGATATCGATATTTTCCAAGTCGCTCCCCAAGTTTATTATTTATTGAAGAGCAGCGGCTTATTGGAAGCCGTGCCTTCCGAGCACCGAAGCAGGCTTAAATCGGGCGTGGATGCTGTTTTGTTTCAAAACATGCTGATCCGCTCCGAGATGTACAAGCTTCTTGATGCGTTTGAGCGTTCAGGAATTCAAGTGATCGTGCTGAAAGGCATTCGGCTGTCTGAACGTTTTTTTGGACATTTTTCGGGCAGGGGAACATCCGATATCGATCTGCTTGTACGTCCAGAAGATTTGGATAAGGCGGTTGCCCTATTGGAGCGCCATGAGTTTATCCGGTATATAGAAGACGATGCGGATCATTTCCATACGCTGTTGAATAAATTTTATGCGAATGAGGATTTCCCGCTGCTCGGGGTGGAGCTGCATTGGAATATTTTGCGCGAACATGTCTCGGATACGGATATGAGCAGCTTTTGGATGGATGCAGAACCGATTTCTCCCTATCAGTTGGTGAAGGAGCTTTCGGCCAAGGACACCTTTTACTACCTATGCCTTCATGGCTATAACCATAATATGTTATCACTGAAGTACGTTATCGATATTTTGCACGTCCTGAGATGCTGCAGCGCAGAAATAGACTACGGCCAGCTCTTTGCACAGGCAAAGAGCGATGGGAACTATGCCAAAGTACTAATTGCGCTGACAATTGTCTATGACTTGTTTCCCGAGCTGCATGAAACCAAGCCGCTAAACGTACGGAGACGCTGGCCGCTTTGGAATATCGAACTGATGCGAAATGCCCAATTCGGGATCAGAAACTGGCGATTTTATGGCTTCCATCTGTTTTCTGCCTTCGTCGCCTACGATTCGGTTAAACAACAGTGGGCGCATCTGCGTTATTTACTGCTGCCGCCAAGAGATTATGCCTTAGACCTATTAAAGTATGCCAATAGATCAGATGTCCCGGATTCGAATGCGCCGATGAGCAAAATCTATGCCAAAATCTATAAGAGAAGACTACAATTTTGGATTCGAACCATTCGTGCCAAACAAAAGAAGAATTAA
- a CDS encoding ferritin-like domain-containing protein — protein sequence MNRISNRLAWQYHLKLASTYKMLADKYEYMDHPLHLYYGGEYRKHLNEVEKHFLALNQTQNPSEDMMFIGIEELSKTLNGEYSAIYCYEQLANQAPTADIKNKILEIRNDEIRHFNMFSQIYTWLTGKQPIPERTEECKTDFQKGVSVAFNAEQETVDFYHEIARKTDNPVIKDLFTQAAADEQNHAVWFLYFMNHH from the coding sequence TTGAATAGAATAAGTAATAGATTAGCATGGCAATATCATTTGAAACTGGCTTCAACTTACAAAATGCTTGCTGATAAATATGAATATATGGACCATCCATTGCATCTCTACTATGGCGGCGAATACCGCAAACACTTAAACGAAGTTGAAAAACATTTTCTTGCGTTAAATCAGACACAAAATCCTTCTGAAGATATGATGTTTATTGGTATTGAAGAATTATCAAAAACTTTAAATGGAGAATATTCTGCCATTTACTGCTATGAACAACTAGCAAATCAAGCTCCAACCGCTGATATTAAAAATAAAATACTCGAAATAAGAAATGATGAAATTAGACATTTTAACATGTTTTCGCAAATATACACATGGTTAACTGGAAAACAACCAATTCCAGAAAGAACAGAAGAATGCAAAACAGATTTTCAAAAAGGAGTATCCGTAGCATTTAATGCTGAGCAAGAAACTGTTGATTTTTATCATGAGATAGCAAGAAAAACTGATAATCCTGTTATTAAAGATTTGTTTACACAAGCTGCAGCAGATGAACAAAATCATGCAGTTTGGTTTTTGTATTTTATGAATCACCACTAA
- a CDS encoding translation initiation factor 2 has protein sequence MNNNKSELNGTSDTTDIQVAKLAFIGASITTIGDSITAIAAGLALEALVKSSNKSSQSQNKHLKQLETSQKQLDHLLTELKQFKKTLSNAF, from the coding sequence ATGAACAACAATAAAAGCGAATTAAATGGAACATCTGATACAACAGATATTCAGGTTGCTAAACTTGCATTTATTGGAGCATCCATCACTACAATAGGAGATAGTATAACAGCAATCGCTGCTGGTCTTGCCCTAGAAGCATTAGTGAAATCCAGTAACAAGAGTTCTCAAAGCCAAAATAAACATTTAAAACAGTTAGAAACATCGCAAAAACAGTTAGACCATTTATTAACTGAATTAAAACAATTCAAAAAAACATTAAGTAATGCTTTTTAA
- a CDS encoding transposase, whose product MLDQVFPGYEGLFKDLFSKTSLNLLDMYLSQKGIQSRDEEGWIQAVKEATRASRSEALMKRKVDHLKTALIQNPVTHVPFGLETALRSLLVVVPEFQLQLTKLEKTILELSEMIEEVQLLETIPGVGMKIAASIIAEIGDASQFRYAKQLVAYAGLDYKLPCIWRFICCIYFLV is encoded by the coding sequence TTGTTGGATCAAGTATTTCCAGGATACGAGGGATTGTTTAAAGATTTGTTTTCTAAAACCTCTCTTAACCTGCTCGACATGTATTTGTCGCAAAAAGGTATCCAAAGTAGGGATGAAGAAGGATGGATTCAAGCTGTAAAGGAGGCAACAAGGGCCTCTCGTTCAGAAGCTTTGATGAAACGTAAAGTGGATCACTTAAAGACAGCTTTGATCCAGAATCCAGTTACACATGTCCCTTTCGGATTAGAAACAGCTCTGCGCAGCCTGCTCGTTGTTGTTCCTGAATTTCAATTGCAACTAACCAAACTTGAGAAAACCATATTGGAGTTGTCTGAAATGATTGAGGAAGTACAGTTATTGGAGACTATACCTGGTGTAGGGATGAAGATAGCTGCTTCAATTATTGCAGAAATTGGTGATGCCTCTCAATTTAGATACGCTAAACAATTAGTGGCATATGCAGGGCTTGATTATAAACTTCCATGTATATGGAGGTTTATTTGTTGTATCTATTTTTTAGTATAA
- a CDS encoding ribokinase, translating into MANILVIGSINMDVVNHVLKHPLPGETIKSLKTDYNPGGKGANQAAAAALAGAQVIFIGAVGNDPFASQLLSAIRGIGVQSDFVFNKDGNSGLASITVDASGENHIILTEGANGLLTVNDIKDSLELFDSADIVMLQNEINWETTRYVMEESHKRGVSVYFNPAPAVQIPLDIFHFIDVLILNESEAESLTGIAVSNNIQAIQASAKLRDKGVGKVVLTLGNKGSLFTDSNDTVTHVPAFDVRAVDTTAAGDTFIGVLAATTGSKDISEETLRVASAAAAIKVTRKGALASIPNKLEIEEFLRAANSHK; encoded by the coding sequence GTGGCAAACATACTTGTAATAGGCAGTATTAATATGGATGTAGTAAATCATGTGTTGAAACATCCTCTTCCTGGTGAAACGATTAAGAGCTTGAAAACGGATTATAATCCTGGAGGAAAAGGAGCAAATCAGGCAGCAGCAGCAGCACTAGCTGGCGCTCAGGTTATATTCATTGGAGCTGTTGGAAATGACCCATTCGCTTCGCAGTTATTGTCTGCAATCCGTGGGATTGGAGTCCAGTCCGATTTTGTGTTTAATAAAGATGGGAACTCGGGGTTAGCTTCAATTACAGTAGATGCATCAGGAGAAAATCATATTATTCTTACTGAGGGAGCTAATGGGTTGTTAACGGTAAATGATATAAAAGATTCTCTAGAGTTGTTTGATTCTGCCGATATTGTGATGCTTCAAAACGAAATTAATTGGGAAACTACGAGATATGTGATGGAAGAGTCCCATAAACGGGGAGTCAGTGTTTATTTTAATCCCGCCCCGGCAGTACAAATACCGCTGGATATATTTCATTTCATTGATGTGTTAATTCTGAATGAATCTGAAGCCGAATCCTTAACTGGAATTGCCGTATCTAATAATATTCAAGCCATTCAAGCATCTGCAAAATTAAGAGATAAAGGAGTTGGTAAAGTCGTACTGACATTAGGAAATAAAGGCTCATTGTTTACGGATAGTAATGATACGGTTACGCATGTCCCAGCCTTCGACGTACGAGCCGTTGATACGACAGCAGCTGGGGATACCTTCATAGGAGTATTAGCTGCAACGACTGGTTCGAAGGACATTTCGGAAGAGACTCTGCGAGTTGCTTCTGCTGCTGCGGCAATTAAGGTTACAAGAAAGGGTGCTCTAGCTAGTATTCCAAATAAATTGGAAATCGAGGAATTCTTAAGAGCTGCAAATTCTCATAAGTAA